In a genomic window of Helianthus annuus cultivar XRQ/B chromosome 10, HanXRQr2.0-SUNRISE, whole genome shotgun sequence:
- the LOC110886860 gene encoding transcriptional corepressor LEUNIG isoform X5, with translation MSQSPHQQSSIMDSDTMLDVYILDYLTKRKLNASKKAFGEEAKVSVNHRAIDAPRGFLLEWWTVFWDIFISRYKHHQGIMEPINEDFRVPQQHQQHQQHQQGSQHQSRMVNANNVGTGKNTWVAEASTQMRQAVPKQCYGDNAGLIMNHINSMSDQPIPYQKQSLDISNMISSLINQSAQGSEGLPREAHAAAGTLNNMPLKGWPLTGLDQIRGRVYQQQGALHPPPLSYEGQMQGQSQLSNEREISQTEDQLHHSMENKRKQPLMSSSDANTSATANVIAASLPRSPQNDKINIDDFLNYGALDGNDNLQLSRADKEADVDPSNGFSFSEIGSVHATSVNCCDISCDGKLVAVGGHDKKARLWCTSSLETKATLDGHSQAITDIRFSPSMLRLATSSHDKTVKIWDLENPGSLIKTITGHTASVTSVDFHPKKEDLICSCDETEIRYWSVKKTGCIKMCKRGASLVRFQSGVGKYLASVVGKSVSLSDLENNLTPGHVLKGHGLNIQSLCWDSLGEHLISVSEDSIKVWRMDVGGKANCIHTLSVPGKSFRCGIFHPSYPSLLVIGCYQSMELWNMTENKMMMPVEEPVFALVVSSSGLVASAGHNGNVLKLWK, from the exons atgtctCAATCTCCACACCAACAATCATCCATCATGGATAGTGATACAAT GTTGGATGTTTATATTCTGGATTATCTTACCAAGAGGAAACTTAACGCGTCGAAAAAAGCATTTGGAGAAGAAGCAAAAGTATCCGTTAACCATCGCG CAATCGACGCTCCGCGTGGTTTCCTTCTTGAATGGTGGACGGTTTTCTGGGATATATTTATTTCTCGGTACAAACACCACCAAGGTATTATGGAACCGATCAATGAG GATTTTAGAGTACCACAACAGCATCAGCAGCATCAGCAGCATCAGCAAGGAAGTCAACATCAAAGTCGAATGGTCAACGCAAACAACGTTGGTACCGGAAAGAACACTTGGGTTGCCGAGGCGTCAACCCAAATGAGGCAAGCGGTTCCCAAG caATGCTATGGAGATAATGCGGGCTTAATTATGAATCACATTAATTCAATGAGTGACCAACCGATTCCGTATCAGAAGCAATCTTTG GACATAAGCAATATGATAAGTTCTTTGATCAATCAAAGTGCTCAAGGGTCCGAGGGTTTACCGAGGGAAGCTCATG CGGCAGCTGGAACGTTAAATAATATGCCTTTAAAGGGATGGCCGTTAACG GGACTGGATCAAATTCGGGGTCGAGTTTATCAGCAACAGGGTGCACTACACCCGCCCCCACTATCGTATGAAGGTCAAATGCAGGGTCAAAGTCAACTTTCAAATGAACGAGAAATAAGTCAAACTGAGGATCAACTTCATCATTCAATGGAAAACAAGAGAAAGCAGCCATTGATGTCTTCAAGTGATGCTAATACATCGGCAACTGCAAATGTTATTGCAGCATCGCTTCCTCGTTCTCCACAAAATGACAAG ATCAATATTGATGATTTCTTGAATTATGGTGCGTTGGATGGTAATGATAATTTGCAGTTATCCCGAGCGGATAAAGAAGCTGACGTGGACCCCTCAAACG GTTTCTCATTTTCGGAAATTGGAAGTGTTCATGCAACAAGTGTCAATTGTTGTGACATCTCATGCGATGGAAAATTGGTTGCCGTTGGCGGGCATGACAAAAAG GCGAGGCTATGGTGTACAAGTTCCCTTGAAACTAAAGCTACACTTGACGGACATTCACAAGCGATAACTGATATCCGTTTCAGTCCCTCTATGCTACGCCTTGCAACTTCTTCGCATGACAAAACCGTAAAGATTTGGGATCTTGAAAAT CCGGGCTCTTTAATCAAGACAATCACAGGGCACACTGCATCAGTTACATCAGTCGATTTTCACCCTAAAAAGGAAGACCTCATTTGCTCTTGTGATGAAACCGAGATTCGTTACTGGAGCGTCAAGAAAACCGGTTGTATTAAAATGTGCAAG CGTGGCGCAAGTCTGGTTAGATTTCAGTCTGGTGTCGGGAAGTATCTTGCATCTGTTGTCGGAAAGTCTGTATCGTTATCGGATTTGGAGAATAATCTCACCCCCGGGCATGTTTTGAAG GGTCATGGATTGAATATTCAGTCGTTATGCTGGGATTCTTTGGGTGAGCATCTGATATCGGTAAGTGAGGACTCGATAAAAGTGTGGAGAATGGACGTGGGGGGAAAAGCAAACTGCATTCATACTTTAAGTGTTCCCGGAAAAAGTTTTCGTTGCGGTATTTTCCATCCGAGTTATCCTTCTCTCCTCGTAATTGGCTGCTATCAG AGTATGGAGCTATGGAACATGACAGAGAACAAGATGATGATGCCAGTGGAAGAACCTGTTTTTGCACTAGTGGTATCGAGTTCCGGTTTGGTAGCATCAGCCGGTCACAATGGCAATGTCCTTAAGCTTTGGAAGTAA